The following coding sequences lie in one Phragmites australis chromosome 8, lpPhrAust1.1, whole genome shotgun sequence genomic window:
- the LOC133927489 gene encoding WAT1-related protein At4g01440-like: protein MARIDEWKPVIAMLVFDLISAVTTALIKKALEEGLDRLVLITLRQLVATVFLAPIAYFKERSTRPKLTLEILVYLFFSAAFGAALSQYTFFYGLQYTTATFAITFTNMTPVLTFLIAVLLRCSSILICSFPSPGFPVLSETLEYHYSFIQD, encoded by the exons ATGGCGCGCATCGATGAGTGGAAACCGGTGATCGCAATGCTAGTCTTTGATCTGATCTCTGCTGTGACAACAGCCTTGATCAAGAAAGCGCTCGAGGAGGGTCTCGACCGGCTAGTACTCATCACACTGCGGCAACTGGTGGCCACAGTCTTCCTTGCTCCGATTGCATATTTCAAAGAACG GAGCACAAGGCCTAAGCTCACACTGGAGATCCTCGTGTACCTCTTCTTCAGTGCAGCGTTTGG CGCCGCGCTATCTCAATACACCTTCTTCTACGGTCTGCAGTACACGACCGCAACATTTGCCATAACTTTCACCAACATGACTCCTGTGCTCACTTTCCTCATTGCGGTCTTGCTAAGGTGCTCCAGTATTCTAATCTGCTCCTTTCCTTCACCTGGTTTTCCTGTGTTGTCTGAAACCCTGGAATACCATTACTCCTTCATTCAGGATTGA
- the LOC133927490 gene encoding WAT1-related protein At3g30340-like, which produces MSFAGVMLLTLYKGVALTHQVEPSVSPDHHAAATPESGKKTWTLGTVALLANCLCFSFWLLLQSKLTKKYPALYSSTSYMFLISSLQGGGLTAAIQRRASVWALTRPVEIITVLYTGIMGSGVGYVLMTWCVEKRGPVFTSAFIPIIQIMVAMIDFFFLHENIYLGSVLGSILMILGLYILLWGKNRDASVASAKEEEEDKEKQVKSFRDRQPSLAWLLEMWSAGCTEQWMPTAAMVATNVVIAIMTALIKQALNQGMNRLVLITFRQMVATVFLGPIAFFKERKTRPKFTAEIFVYMFLSGILGPVLLQYTLFVGLDYTTATFAATFSNMLPVVTFLISLAFRFEALEVRSKSGSAKISGTLISLGGAMMLTFYKGSVLTHNPSSGSPASSSGHGQAGEHGTVRWVLGSVSMLANVVGFALWLLLQRKFTRKYPAVYSATAFMSLFSFIQAGALALSIQRSSISVWALKGTIEIVTVVYCGVVASGIGYLLLTYCVEKRGPVFTAAFSPLSQIFVAGIDLFILHEPLYLGSVLGSVLVILGLYLVLWGKKEESASAVASAKPALAEVEQQERV; this is translated from the exons ATGTCGTTCGCCGGTGTCATGCTTCTTACACTCTACAAGGGTGTGGCCTTGACACACCAAGTTGAGCCTTCAGTGAGCCCGGATCACCATGCTGCAGCAACACCAGAGTCCGGCAAGAAGACCTGGACCCTGGGCACTGTAGCATTGCTGGCAAACTGCCTGTGCTTCTCCTTCTGGCTTCTACTCCAGTCCAAGCTCACCAAGAAGTATCCAGCACTGTACTCTAGTACTTCTTACATGTTCTTGATCAGTTCCCTGCAAGGCGGGGGGCTGACGGCGGCGATACAAAGGCGAGCTTCAGTGTGGGCTCTGACAAGGCCAGTGGAGATCATTACGGTTTTATATACA GGAATTATGGGGTCTGGAGTGGGCTACGTACTGATGACATGGTGCGTTGAGAAGAGAGGGCCAGTGTTCACTTCAGCCTTCATTCCCATCATTCAGATCATGGTTGCCATGATTGATTTCTTCTTTCTCCATGAGAATATCTACCTTGGAAG TGTGCTGGGATCCATACTGATGATTCTGGGCCTCTATATTCTGCTGTGGGGAAAGAACAGGGATGCTTCGGTAGCATCTGcgaaagaagaggaagaagacaaggAGAAGCAAGTCAAATCA TTCAGGGATAGACAGCCCTCTCTGGCCTGGCTGCTTGAGATGTGGAGTGCAGGATGCACGGAGCAGTGGATGCCGACGGCGGCAATGGTCGCCACCAACGTTGTGATCGCCATCATGACCGCGCTGATCAAGCAGGCACTGAACCAGGGCATGAACAGGCTGGTCCTCATCACTTTCCGGCAAATGGTGGCCACCGTGTTCCTTGGCCCCATTGCCTTCTTCAAGGAAAG GAAGACAAGACCAAAGTTCACAGCTGAAATCTTTGTTTACATGTTCCTAAGTGGAATTCTTGG GCCTGTGCTGCTTCAGTACACACTGTTTGTTGGATTGGATTACACAACAGCAACATTTGCTGCAACTTTCTCCAATATGCTTCCAGTGGTTACTTTCCTGATATCACTCGCTTTCAG gtttGAAGCACTTGAAGTGAGGAGCAAGTCAGGGAGTGCCAAGATCTCAGGGACACTCATCTCTCTCGGTGGTGCAATGATGCTCACCTTCTACAAGGGCTCAGTACTGACTCACAACCCATCATCCGGCAGTCCTGCTTCCAGCAGTGGCCACGGGCAAGCCGGAGAGCACGGCACGGTCCGGTGGGTGCTCGGCTCCGTCTCGATGCTCGCAAATGTTGTCGGCTTCGCGTTGTGGCTGCTGCTGCAGAGGAAGTTCACCAGGAAGTATCCGGCTGTGTACTCGGCGACAGCGTTCATGTCACTGTTCAGCTTCATCCAGGCAGGGGCCCTCGCCTTGTCGATACAAAGGAGCAGCATTTCAGTGTGGGCTCTCAAGGGGACAATAGAGATCGTCACAGTCGTGTATTGT GGTGTTGTGGCATCCGGTATTGGGTACCTGCTGCTCACATACTGTGTGGAGAAGAGAGGCCCTGTGTTCACTGCCGCCTTCAGCCCTCTCTCTCAAATCTTCGTCGCCGGCATCGATCTGTTCATCCTCCATGAGCCGCTCTACCTTGGAAG CGTGCTAGGGTCAGTGCTGGTGATTCTGGGACTCTACCTTGTGCTATGGGGCAAGAAAGAGGAATCCGCCAGCGCTGTCGCTTCGGCGAAGCCGGCTCTGGCAGAGGTAGAACAGCAAGAGAGAGTGTGA